The sequence CACCGCCCGCGCGCCTTGGTGATGCCGTCGCGTATGCCGAGCAGGGTCTGCGCCGAGGGGCCGCCGAGACAGACCAGCACGTCGGGATTGGCGAGTTCGATCTGCCGCCGGATGAAGGGCAGGCAGATGGCGGTTTCCTGCGGCGTCGGCGTGCGGTTGCCCGGCGGGCGCCAGGGCACGACATTGGCGATATAGGCGTTCGTGCGGTCGATGCCGATGGCGGCCAGCATGCGGTCGAGCAGCTTGCCCGAGCGCCCGACGAAGGGCTTGCCCTCGATGTCCTCGTCGCGGCCCGGCGCCTCGCCGACCAGCATCAGGCGCGCCTGCGGGTTGCCGTCGGCGAAGACGAGGCGCGTCGCCGTGTGCTTGAGCGGGCAGCCGTCAAAGCGTTCCAGCAGGGCGCGCAGCGTGTCGAGGTCCGGCGCCGAGGCGGCGGCCTCGCGCGCCTCGATTGCGGCGAGATCGGGCGGCGGCGGCGCCTCGTCCGGGGCAGCGGGCGTCGCCGGCGCGCGCGCGGCTGCCGGCGGTGCCATCGAAGCGGCGGGCCGCGAAGATTCGCGCGGGTTCTCCTGCGCGGGGCGTTCCGGCGCGCGCGCCGTGCGGGCCAAGGCGGCC comes from Ancylobacter sp. TS-1 and encodes:
- a CDS encoding uracil-DNA glycosylase family protein is translated as MTSTLSDTEFGERDALAEILAFHLEAGVDVALGEEPVDRFTESAAEREAALARTARAPERPAQENPRESSRPAASMAPPAAARAPATPAAPDEAPPPPDLAAIEAREAAASAPDLDTLRALLERFDGCPLKHTATRLVFADGNPQARLMLVGEAPGRDEDIEGKPFVGRSGKLLDRMLAAIGIDRTNAYIANVVPWRPPGNRTPTPQETAICLPFIRRQIELANPDVLVCLGGPSAQTLLGIRDGITKARGRWSDYDTGSRVIPALATFHPAYLLRTPLGKRMAWRDMLAIEAKLAGLPPRP